CCCGATAAAGCACGTTTTTTTCATCGGCATATCCCCACTCTCATTGATTGGAGTTCACCTTCCAATCATTCTCCCTCATGCGCGCGCCTTCCTGTCGTGTTTTTGAAATATTTGGATATCTTTTTACTCTTTCACACTTTCAGCCACACCGCACCATTCGAGTAACGTAAGCGCAAAGATCTCAGCACAACGGAATACCTCATCCAAAACGATGTATTCATTCGGGTAGTGTGCAACCGGTGTGACTCCAGGTCCAACAACAATCGCTGGGGTATTGGCCAAAGCAGTCAACAACCCGCCATCTGTTCCCCAAGGCGATGCTTCCACAGTGGCACGATCTCCTGTCACAGCTTCAAACTGCGCATGCAGAATATCCATCAACGGATGATCTAGCTCCACTGCTCCCGGAACCCAGCGAGCTCCGAACCACTCCAGCTCAACCGGCTGTTCTGCAAACCACGGGTCGACCTCTGCCAGCTTTTTGAGTGCTGCTGCCATTTCTGCTTTGGCATTGTCCATCTGCTCTCCTGGGGCAACCCCCATCCTTCCTTCCAGCTTGACGAGGTCAGCTACAGACGAAGGCCACTTGCCACCCTCAATCACCCCCAGATTAATCGGGATCGGAATGGGCAGCTTGGCGTAAAGCGGATCGTCGAGTCGATCGTTACGCACTTTTTCCAATTGACCAATTGCTTGAACGACGAGCATGCTCTTTTCGATGGCGCTGACTCCCTCGTAGCGAGTCCCTCCGTGAGCAGAACGCCCTTTGACAGTCAATCTGAACCACATGGAGCCTTGCTGCTTCGGGAAAATTTTCATATTGGTCGGCTCTGGAATCAGGGCAGCATCCGCCTTGTAACCGCGAATGATCGTCGCTAATGTTCCTGCACCACCACTTTCTTCTTCTACGACGCTCTGAAAAATGACATCGCCTTTCAGTTGCACACCCAACTTCTGTAGAACCTGGATCGCCAACAGTGAAGATAAGTTTCCACCCTTCATGTCGGTTGCTCCGCGTCCGTAAAGCTTGCCGTCCTCAATCTTCCCGCTAAACGGATCATCGCTCCACTGTGCCAGATCACCTGCGGGAACTACATCCACGTGTCCGTTTAGAATGATGGAACGCCCATCTCCTTGCCCCTTCCACACACCGACGACATTCGGGCTACCTTCAAACGTCGTACGCGGGGAGACAAAATACGGATGTGACACCAGCTCTTCGCCTTCCATGACCCATAAGTCAACGTCCAGACCCATCTGCCTCAAAAGCTCAGCAATGCTTTGCTGGATGGATTGCTCTTCTCCTTGTACGCTCGGGCTTTTTACCCATTGCTGTAGCAATTGAACAGCGGCCTCGCGATCTTTTTCCAATTGCTCCCGAATAAGCACCTGCCAGTTTGCCATGTTTTTCCCCCGTTCCATGGTTTTTGTCTTTGCTTAGCGGAAAACGCCAACCTCTCCGTCCATCTTGAGCTCGGCTTCCGTTGCTCCAATCACATCAGCTACACTGTATGGATACATGACTTCTCGTAGATACAACCCATCTGACATGACCTCCATTACTGCCATGTCCGTGATGATCAAATCTGCAGCTTTTGTCGCGGTTAACGGCAGTGAGCATTCCCGAACGATTTTCGAACGTCCGTTTTTATCCAGATGTGTGGTCACAACCATGACCTTCTTGGCCTTTTGTGCCAGCTCCATTGCTCCTCCCATGCCTGGGACACGTTTCCCTGGAACGATCCAGTTAGCAATGTCACCATTTTGGCTTACTTCCAGGACCCCTAAAATCGTCATGTCCAATAGCCCACGGCGGATGATGGCAAAAGCAGTCGCACTGTCGAAAAAGGATGCCCCTGTGGCGAGCGTGACAGGAAAACCACCTGCATTGCAAAGCATGGCGTTCTCCTCCCCTTTCGCAGGGCTTGGTCCTGTACCGAGAATGCCGTTCTCCGCGTGAAACATGACCCGTTTGTCAGCTGGAATAAAATCCGCAACTAGCGTTGGAATACCGATTCCCAGATTAATAATCATGCCGTCTTCTATTTCCAATGCTGCGCGGCGGGCAATACGCTCACGATAGCTCTCTGTTTCTTTTACTTCTCCCATGCCCATTGCCAGTTCACCCCTTCACTTTGGACGATAAAGTTCACGAAAACGCCCGGGGTGACGATTTCTTCCGGGTCGATCATGCCTACCTCGACAATCTCATCCGCTTCCACGATAGTAATGTCGCCTGCCATCGCCACTAACGGATTGAAATTGCGTGCACTTGTATCAAACACCAAATTGCCAAAGCGATCCGCTTTTTTCGCATGTACGATAGCCACTTCGGCAGTGAGCGGTGTCTCCAATAGATATTCCTTTCCGTCCAGAACGACCTTCTGCTTCCCTTTTTCCGCGATCGTCCCGATGCCGACATCCGATAGAATGCCTCCCAGACCGACTCCACCTGCCCGTACACGCTCTGCAAGTATCCCCTGCGGGCAGAACTCTACTTCCAGCTCTCCAGCCGTCATTTGGGCCCCTGCGTTCGGATTTGAGCCAATATGAGAAGCTATCACTTTTTTGACGCGCTTTTCGGTCACCAGCTTGCCAATTCCGATATGCGGGAAAGCAGTATCGTTACTGATCAGCGTCAGATCGCGCACGCCCCTATCCAAAATCCCCTGAATCAAAGTAGGCGGGTTTCCTACCCCACCGAAGCCCCCTGCCAACAGCGTCATCCCATCGCGAAAATGGGTGAGCGCTTCGGACAGGGAGACGACCTTTTCAAATCGGTTTGTCATCCTCGTTCCTCCTTCTCTATCCGATCAGTGCCTTGTCTTGGAGCTCTTGCTGAACAGCTATCACTGCTTCTTTCAGCATAGATATCAGCTCATCGATTTGCTCCGTAGTAATGGTCAGTGGAGGTGAGATGATGACAGCGTCTCCTGCCACCCCTTCGATTCCGCCCATTGCAGGATAAATAAGCAAGCCTTTTTCAAATGCTTTTTCAATGACCTTCACGCCAACTCCTTGCGAAAGCGCAAACGGTTCTTTTGTCTGCTTGTTTTTCACAAATTCCAGCGCGCACAGCATGCCAAGACCACGTGCATCTCCGATCAACGGGAGCTCGTTAGCCAGTTCTTTTAGGCTTGCAAGCAAATAGGCTCCTTGTTCTGCTGCTTTGTCGACTAGCTGATGCTTCTCCACATAGTCGAGGACAGCCAGAGAAACAGCAGCAGATTGTGGATTGGCGCTATACGTATGTCCTGCCATAATCGAGCCGCTGCCTTTTGTAATGGTCTCAATGATTTTGTCAGAGACAATCGTAGCAGCCATAGGCGTGTAACCGGCACTCATGCCTTTTCCCAATGCCATCAGGTCAGGTACGACGCCCCAATGGTCGATCCCAAACGCTTTCCCCGTGCGACCTACCCCTGTCATCACTTCGTCTGCGATAAACAGAACCTCATACTTGTCGCAAATCTCGCGAATGCGTTGGAAGTAACCATCTGGTGGCACGACCGCTCCACCAGAAGCCCCGATGACCGGTTCTGCGATGAATGCGGCTACCTGCTCAGGTCCGACGCGCAAAATTGCGGTCTCCAGTTCGTTTGCACACGCAAGCGCATACGATTCGAGGGACATGTCTTCTGGTTTGCGATACGGATATGGTCCTGTGATTGCCGGATAGTCAGCCAATAATGAGGTGAACCGCTTTCTGCGCAAGACGTGTCCAGACATCGAAAGTGCACCCATTGTAATCCCGTGATAGCTCATCCAGCGGGAGATAATCCGGTTTTTCGTTGGTCTTCCTTTTTCCTGCCAATATTGAATCGCGATTTTTTGTGCAGTCTCTGTTGCTTCCGAACCGCTGCTGACAAAAAACGTCCAGTTCAGTGAGCCTGGTGCCCACTCAGCCAGCTTTGTAGCCAGCTTCTCCACAGCATCGCTGCTAAAATGCGAGCGGTATACGAAGGAAACCTCCTTGGCTTGTGCATACATCGCCTCAGCCACTTCTTCTACACCGTGACCAATGCTTGCCGTCACCGCTCCACTGGAACCGTCGATGTAACGATTCCCCTCTTTATCGTAAAGATAGATGCCTTTTCCGTGAGAAATAACTGGATACTCTTTGCCCAATTCAGGCTTGATTACATAGCTTTTTGTCATTTTCGTCGCCACCTCGCTTATTCTCTACCTCTATCCTAGCTGACCAGCACGCAAGAGCCATCCTACGTGCTGGCAAAAAAACATGGAAAAGAGACAAAATCTTTTGTACATTTTGTATAAGAGAACCTTTACCGAGGCTTTTGGAGGAGATACCTGATGACCATCACGATAAGAGAAGCGCTGCAACTGCCGGACATGGTTCACACCAGGCTGATCGCAGGAGCAGGCGGACTGGACAATCCGATTCGTTGGGTGACAATTGTCGAGGTGCTGGAGGATACGAGTCGCTTGCAGGAAGGCGAATTTTTGATTACAACCGGCTTTGGGCTGGCTGAACATACGGAAAAGCTCGCTTCTTTTATTCCTTCGTTGGCGAAGCAAAAGCTGAGTGGCGTTGCGATTCATACGGGCTTTTATTTACGGGAAATTCCCGAGACGTTTTTGACTTTGGCGGATCATTATCAACTTCCATTGATTGAAATTCCCACGGAGATAAACTTTTCAACCATAACCAAAGCCATCTTGCAGCCGATCATGAATCGGCAATTTGAAACGCTGGCCTATTCCTCGGCGATTCATAATCGAATGATTGAAGCTGCCCTGTCCAAAGGAGGCCTTCCCGCCATCGCAGGCGAGCTCGCTGCACTTACGGAAGGCGTCGTGTCGCTCGTCGATGCATTAGGCTTTGAAGTCACACAGCATGGCAGTTCGGAAGCACTGCCGCATGATCAGTCTCAGGAAATCGCGCATCGTGTACCGATTCGCGCCAATCGCGAGCATTTTGGCACGTTGACATTAGCCAAGCCCGAACACGCCTGGAAAGAACTCGATGACGTCGCTCTACAGCATGCTGCTACCTTATGTGCACTCGAATATGTGAAAGAAAGAGCCGTAGCCGCAACGGAATGGCGGTTAAAAGGGGATTTTGTGGAGGAACTGCTGAACGGACAACAGATGACCCATACGGAGCTGGAGAGCCGTTGTCGCATGCTGGGGTACCCGCTTGCTGGACATCATCTCTGTGTCGCTGTTCGCGTAGAGGTAACCGATCAGACGATGCTCGGAGACATGCATCAAAGTGTCATTACGTTGATGCGGAGGCTTAGCGATCGTCATCAGCGCTCTTATTTGCTGCGCGAGCGGCCACATTGCCTCTTGTTTATTTTGCCGGATGATCAGACGAGCCTTCGCTTGCTGGAACAGCTCACTTCCCGCTGGAGAGGGCTGCACCCTTCACTTGACCTACAGATCGCCTTGAGCAATCCCTGTGAGCAATTGCCAAACGTCGTCAGTGCCTCTGAAGAAGCGATGTTTGCTCTACAAGCGTACCCGCTGTTGGCCCAATCCCCGCAAATTTTGCGATACCGGGATATGCAGGGCTATCAGTTTTTATTTCCGTACCATCGTGAAAAAGAAAGCTTGCTCCGCCTGTGGAACCCATTGCTGGAACCATTAATTCGCTATGATACGAAATACAATCAACAGCTTCTCGAAACACTTGAAGTGTATTTGGCCCA
This genomic stretch from Brevibacillus sp. DP1.3A harbors:
- a CDS encoding 3-oxoacid CoA-transferase subunit A encodes the protein MTNRFEKVVSLSEALTHFRDGMTLLAGGFGGVGNPPTLIQGILDRGVRDLTLISNDTAFPHIGIGKLVTEKRVKKVIASHIGSNPNAGAQMTAGELEVEFCPQGILAERVRAGGVGLGGILSDVGIGTIAEKGKQKVVLDGKEYLLETPLTAEVAIVHAKKADRFGNLVFDTSARNFNPLVAMAGDITIVEADEIVEVGMIDPEEIVTPGVFVNFIVQSEGVNWQWAWEK
- a CDS encoding aspartate aminotransferase family protein, translating into MTKSYVIKPELGKEYPVISHGKGIYLYDKEGNRYIDGSSGAVTASIGHGVEEVAEAMYAQAKEVSFVYRSHFSSDAVEKLATKLAEWAPGSLNWTFFVSSGSEATETAQKIAIQYWQEKGRPTKNRIISRWMSYHGITMGALSMSGHVLRRKRFTSLLADYPAITGPYPYRKPEDMSLESYALACANELETAILRVGPEQVAAFIAEPVIGASGGAVVPPDGYFQRIREICDKYEVLFIADEVMTGVGRTGKAFGIDHWGVVPDLMALGKGMSAGYTPMAATIVSDKIIETITKGSGSIMAGHTYSANPQSAAVSLAVLDYVEKHQLVDKAAEQGAYLLASLKELANELPLIGDARGLGMLCALEFVKNKQTKEPFALSQGVGVKVIEKAFEKGLLIYPAMGGIEGVAGDAVIISPPLTITTEQIDELISMLKEAVIAVQQELQDKALIG
- a CDS encoding PucR family transcriptional regulator ligand-binding domain-containing protein, which translates into the protein MTITIREALQLPDMVHTRLIAGAGGLDNPIRWVTIVEVLEDTSRLQEGEFLITTGFGLAEHTEKLASFIPSLAKQKLSGVAIHTGFYLREIPETFLTLADHYQLPLIEIPTEINFSTITKAILQPIMNRQFETLAYSSAIHNRMIEAALSKGGLPAIAGELAALTEGVVSLVDALGFEVTQHGSSEALPHDQSQEIAHRVPIRANREHFGTLTLAKPEHAWKELDDVALQHAATLCALEYVKERAVAATEWRLKGDFVEELLNGQQMTHTELESRCRMLGYPLAGHHLCVAVRVEVTDQTMLGDMHQSVITLMRRLSDRHQRSYLLRERPHCLLFILPDDQTSLRLLEQLTSRWRGLHPSLDLQIALSNPCEQLPNVVSASEEAMFALQAYPLLAQSPQILRYRDMQGYQFLFPYHREKESLLRLWNPLLEPLIRYDTKYNQQLLETLEVYLAQNGNGLQTSQALYIHRHTLKYRLTQIEEKTGYRLEDAHQRWQLQLALMARRLQQQLYPTNR
- a CDS encoding peptidase yields the protein MANWQVLIREQLEKDREAAVQLLQQWVKSPSVQGEEQSIQQSIAELLRQMGLDVDLWVMEGEELVSHPYFVSPRTTFEGSPNVVGVWKGQGDGRSIILNGHVDVVPAGDLAQWSDDPFSGKIEDGKLYGRGATDMKGGNLSSLLAIQVLQKLGVQLKGDVIFQSVVEEESGGAGTLATIIRGYKADAALIPEPTNMKIFPKQQGSMWFRLTVKGRSAHGGTRYEGVSAIEKSMLVVQAIGQLEKVRNDRLDDPLYAKLPIPIPINLGVIEGGKWPSSVADLVKLEGRMGVAPGEQMDNAKAEMAAALKKLAEVDPWFAEQPVELEWFGARWVPGAVELDHPLMDILHAQFEAVTGDRATVEASPWGTDGGLLTALANTPAIVVGPGVTPVAHYPNEYIVLDEVFRCAEIFALTLLEWCGVAESVKE
- a CDS encoding 3-oxoacid CoA-transferase subunit B; the encoded protein is MGMGEVKETESYRERIARRAALEIEDGMIINLGIGIPTLVADFIPADKRVMFHAENGILGTGPSPAKGEENAMLCNAGGFPVTLATGASFFDSATAFAIIRRGLLDMTILGVLEVSQNGDIANWIVPGKRVPGMGGAMELAQKAKKVMVVTTHLDKNGRSKIVRECSLPLTATKAADLIITDMAVMEVMSDGLYLREVMYPYSVADVIGATEAELKMDGEVGVFR